CCAGCCATAGGTGGCATAGACTACGTCCCAGGTAAAAGCCTAACGCCTTTAGAATACAAAACCATGAAGATAGCCACACCCATATGTTTTGAAGTAGCCTACCATAGTCTTGTCATGGAGCTCTCTAAAAGGGCAAACCTTATAGCAGTCCTTACCAATGACGGCTGGTTTAAGGATTCTGACTGCGTAAGCCAGCACTACCTTTGGGCGAGGGTAAGGGCGTTGGAGACAGGCAAATATGTGCTCTGGGTAAACAACTCAGGAGACACTGGCATAATAGACCCTATGGGTAGGGTCCTTGAGAGGATGCCCTATATGAAAAGGGGTGTAGTTTATGGAGAGGTCTTACTTATTGACTAACCTCCCAAACCTCTTATCCCTTCTTAGGCTAATACTTAGTCCGACGCTTCTTTTTGCTCCAAAGGATTACATAATTTTTATCTTTCTTCCACTTGCTATCTCTGACGCTCTGGATGGCTTCCTTGCAAGGAAGTTAAAGGCTCAAACAGAGCTTGGCAAGGTGCTTGACCCTTTGGCGGACAAGGTAATGGTCCTGTGTGGACTCTTTGTATGCACCTTTAGGTTTAATCTTTTGCCTCCTGCCTTCCTCTACGCTGTTTTGTCAAGAGACTTGTTTCTCCTTATAGGCGGGCTTGTCCTTACCAGCAGATATGGAAAGGTTCCTTCCGCAAGGTTTTTAGGTAAGGCTTTTACCCTTACACTATCCCTTTTTATTCTTCTGTGTATTGCAGGTTATTCTTCTCAGTTTATGCTATGGGTTAGCACGCTTATGCTTTTTCTTTCTTGGTTAGACTATGCCCTTTTTGGATTAAAAAGGCTCAAAAGTCAAACTTCCTTCTCAACCTAACTCTTACCTCTTGAGTTCTGTCAGAGTAGTATCTACCACCTATAGAAGTGTTTGGAGTGAGCTTTACATCTCCGCCTGTATAAGTTTCCCTTGGGTTTTTCAGAGTGCTTTGCCTGTGTTCTACTGTTATTCTTGGAGTTAGGTCTTTGGAAATAGTTGCATTAAGTCCCACCTCTCCTGTAGGAGATACAGATGGCGATATCTGGACTCTTATATCAAGACCTGTTGCGCGGTTTGCACCCTTTAGGAGACCACTTATCTGTGGTATCTGGCTTATAAGGGCACTGCCTACTGGTATTAGTCCTTCCGCTTCTCCACCACCGAGGACCAATGCGGTGAGCACTTCTCTTGTATCTCTGGGTGGCTCAGACCTGACTATCACCTTTGGATATTGAGGGTTTCCCTTAAGGTCAATTATGATGCTGTAGTCTGGTGTAGGGGTCAATATGGTAAGGTCCATCTGACTGTCCTTATTTGTAAGAGTTAGCTCGCCCCTTCTAACATAGAACTCCCTTTCAAAGTATCTCAAAGCACCCCCCTTAAGGTAAGCGTTCACTGTATAATTAGGCTCATAAAGAGTGCCACCTATCTTTGCAGATAAGTCCGCATAAACATATCCTTCTGGAAGATTAATTCTCAAAGGTTCAGAAGAAGCAATAAATAGGTCAAGACTAACCCTCTTGTAGTCTTCAGGACTTGCTCCAGACCCTCTGTTGACCCTTTGCACATTGAGGACTCCAGAGGTATAAAACTCACCCTTTATATTTAAGCTCCTATAATCGGAGCTCAAAAGTCCCTTTCCAGAAACAAACATATTGGCTCTTATGGCATCATTTCTGTAGAGAATAGGTAGTTGTGTAGCCTCGAATCTAAGCTGTGCCTTTTTTTCATCTCCTTGCAAACTTAGTAAAATAGAAGCTCTTTCATTCCCGCTTAGACTTGCAGAGCCAGAGAGTTTGTTGTCTTTAAAGTTTACCTCAAGTTTGCCAGAGAGTGGCATGGCAAGGTATCTGGACCTAAGGGTTATCTTTTCAGAGCTCGCCTTCAAGGTCAATCTGTCTGTATAAGATAGCTTATAAGATATCCTGCCCTCAGCGTCCGCAAGAACCCTACTCCTTATCACAGAAAAAAGTCTGCTAAGGTCTATTGTCCCTTCAGAAGAAAGCCTTAAACTGTCTTCATAGGAGAGGTCAAGCCAACCATCAAGAACGCCATACAGCCTGCCCTTGAGTGAAACACTTTTAGCGGTATACTCTCCCCTTTGAAACTCTATGGTTGATAGCCTTTCCTGCCCTATGCTAACTGTAAGTGGCTCTACCTCTATGCTACCCCTTTCCATGCTTCCATACACCTTTACGTTAGGCACTCTAAGGGTTATAATACCCTCTCTAAGGGTAAAGCCCCTTACTGAAGCTTTTAGCTCCTCTTCGCTTACTTGCAATCTTGCGTTAATTGGAAAAGCGTAGTTTTTATATTTACCGCTTCCTAAAACTTCAAGGTTTATATCCTTATTCCTACCCCTTAAACGGTAGTCTGAAAGGACATAAAGGTCTCCCTGTGTGTGTTTTAAAGAGCCTTCAAGAGTGTAAGAACCTTCCTTAAAGTCATAGTAGCCCCTACCCTTTATCTCATCCTTAAGGTCAAAAGAAAAGAAAATTTTTTGACCATCTAACTTCCCTTCAAAACTACCCTTTGAATAAGAAAACTGAAAAATGTTTATATCCCTAAGATTTCCCCTAAGGTTTCCTCTTAACCCTCCACCTACTTGCTCTATTTCAAAGAACACATCTGCCCAAGAAGATACTTTTTCTCTCAGAAGTCTACCTTCAAGCCTTCCAGAACTCCACAGTTTGTTTTCTTTGAGTTTTAAATCCACTTTTCCCTTTAAAGACTCCGTGCTAACCCCTGCATATAAGAGATTCAAACCTTCAAGTATTAACCTGCCAGAAAAATCCTTCTCTTTTAGAGAGCCTCCACCAGAGAGAGAATAGCCCTCTCCACTTAGATTTACCCTGTAAGTATCCCCTTCAACGAGCAGGTCATAACTTGGATTTCCGAGGTTTATATCTCTCAAAGATAGGCTTTCTAACCTTCCTCTGCCATAACTAAAGACTTGACCTCGCTGAAATCTAAGAGACCCATTATAGGAAACCACCGCAGAAGCCCCCTCTTGTTTTAGCTTGTATCCTATAAGGTTTACATTCCCTGAAAAATCTCTTTGGTAAAAACTTCCTTCCACGGAGAGTAAGAAGGGTTGAGATACAGAAAACTCAATATTCCCCCTTTGAACTTCCTGAAAGTTAAAAGACAACCTAAGGCTAACACCCCTTACCTCTTGATTTTCAAATCTTGCGGTAGGAGAATAAGCATAAAGGGTTAAACTTTTATTCTTCAAATCAAGCTCAAGCTGTCCGTTAGCTACAGCGGACAAGCTCTGATTTATGCCCAAAAGCCTCTGGTCTACTGGAAAACCTCTAAGCACCATCTGCAAAATTCCATCGCTTAGGGAGTAGTTAACTTCCGCATTAGTAGAGCCATCGGTTATGAACCCTTTGAGCTGGTTTTTTCCCTTCCATTCCCATAGGTATTCACCTTCCAATCTCAGACCCCTAAATTCTCTCCTATTTTTTATATCAAGCAGTTGAGAATAACCAGAAAAACTTGCCCTTATTTGAGTGTAGCTTAGGCTTCCTGATAGTTTTATGTTAGTCTTAGTTAGAGAAAAACTCTCCCTTTCAATAGGTCCTATGTATCCTTCCGCTTGAAATGTTCCCTTTTTTCCTTTCCATACACCACTCAAGCTAAGGTTATATAAATCGCTTCTTACTTGAGCTTGGTCCAATATGAGATTTTTCCCTTCTATGTGAGCTTGCTTTAGGAAAACTTCAATATGGTTTACGTCCTTGTGATGTATTCTGTAAACCTGTGCCCATCCAGTGGAATGTATCTTACCCTTCTTTGACTCAACTGTTGGTATAAAAAGCGTAAGGCTCTCTCCGTTAAGCACTTGGTTCGTAGAAATATATAGCTTGTCTACTCTAAGGTTTAACCTACTTGCGAACTTTACAAGAGGTCCAAAGTCATAGTCAAAGGGTTTGTCAGAAGGTGGAGCTTTGGAAACCTCTATAAGGCTAAACTCACCAGCCTTAATGTCCCACGGTCTTATGGCTCCATTGCTGACAAAAAGGTGGATGGTTTTCTCCTTAAGAGGCACATATAAAAGAAAGCTTTTAAAACTTAGACCCTTTTCAAAGCTAAGTCTTATACCCTCTACCTTAATCTCTATGTTCCTCGCCATAAGATAGGGCTTTATAAAAAGAAAGTAGAGGGCAAGGAGCAGGAGTATAAAATAACCTATCACCTGCATAAATTTAGGGTATCATAGTTTTCATGGATAGCGTGCTTCTTGTTCTCTTTGCCTACCTGTATGGTTCAGTGCTTTTTGGAGAGCACATAGCAAAGGCAAAGGGTGTGGATATAAGGTCTGTGGGGAGTGGAAATGTGGGTGCTACCAACGTGGGAAGGGCACTGGGTAAAAAATACGCTGTTTTGGTTTTTCTGCTTGACTTTTCCAAAGGTCTAATTCCTATGCTTCTTGCAAGGCTCTACTTTGGACTTGATAGCTGGACTGCCTTTTTTGTAGGTCTTGCAAGCCTTTTGGGGCATACGTATCCGGTTTTTCACAACTTCAAAGGTGGAAAGGGTGTGGCTACCGCCTTTGGCACTCTTACTGCGGTCTCTCCACTAATTGCGGTTCTTTCTATAGCCTTCTGGGGGCTTATATTTAGGTGGAAAGGTATAGTTTCTGTTGCTTCTCTTTCTGCTTCCGCTCTTGCGGTTTTGCTCCTTCTTTTCTCAGATCACCCCTTCAAAATATTCTTCATGGCACTCCTCATGTTTCTCCTTATCCTATACAGGCACAAGGATAATCTTGCGAGGCTTATAGAGGGTAAGGAATACAGCTTTAAGTCGTGATAGTAGTTGTAGCCTTTAATCTGTTTTTACTGCTTTTCAGAGTCCTTTATGTGGTTTATTATCCCCTTGACCTTACACCGGAGGAAGCCCAATACTGGGATTGGTCAAGGCACTTAGACCTTAGCTACTATTCAAAACCACCTATGGTTGCCTATTTGAACTTTTTGACAAGAGAAATCTTTGGTGTTTCAGAGCTTGCGGTAAGGATAACACCCATAGTCTTTTCCTTTCTACTTTCTTTGCTTACTTACCTTTTTGTAAAAAAAGTTTTTGACGAGAGGTCTGCCATAATAGCCTCTACCTTGCCACAGATAACCATAGGCTTTGGCATAAACTCTTTGCTAATGACCACAGATGCGCCTTTTATCTTCTTTTGGTCTTTGAGCCTTATGGTGCTGTTTTTTGCTTTTGAGAAAAACCTTCTTTGGCTCTGGCTTTTGGCGGGATTTTTGGGTGGTCTTGCCTTTTTGAGTAAGTATCCAGCGGTTTTTCTTCTTCCCTGTGCACTTTTATATGGCATCTTCTTTAAAAGAAGCCTGCTTAAAGACTACAAGCCTTATCTTAGTCTAATTCCCGCCTTTCTTTTATCCTTGCCTGTTTTGTATTGGAACTATAAGCATGACTTTGTCTCCTTCAAACATGTTTCCACCCTTGCCAGCAAGTCCGCAAGCCTTTTAAACTTTGGCTCTTTCCTTGAGTTTCTTGCAGGTCAGACTCTTTTGCTTTCAATCATTCCCTTTTTACTTTTGCCATACCTCTGGTTTAAGAACATAAAGGAGGAAAAAACCGCCTTCTTTGTCTTTTTCTCCCTCATACCCTTTCTCTTCTTTGCGGTGCTTTCTCTTTTCAAAAGGGTAGAAGCCAACTGGGCTGGGTTTTCTTACTTTTCCGCTTTTGTTTTGGTGAGCCTATATCTTTCAAAAAGCAGGCTACTTTTGCCCTCTTATCTTCTGGCAGGATTTTTGTTTGTATTTTTGCACTTTACTCCTCTTCTTGATAAGGTTGGACTTGGAGGGCTTCTCCCGCCTCACAGAGACCCCACAAAGGTAGGCATAGGTTGGTCTCAGCTGGGAGAAGTGGTTTCAGAAATGAGAACAGCACAGGAGAGTATCATAAGCCCCCACTATCAAATTAGTGCGGAGCTCGCCTTTTACGTAAGAGGAAACCCAAGAACTTATTGCATAAACCTTGGGAGAAGGATGAACCAGTATGACCTTTGGGAAAAGGACTATGAAGGCGACGCCATCTTTGTGGATTATGTACCCATAAACCCAAGAGTCCTATCCGCAAGTGAGGGTATAATAGAAGAGGCAGAACTTCCCATCTTTTGGAGAGGTAGGGAAATAAGGAGGTTTTACATATACAAGCTCAAAAATCTTAAAAAGGTGGAGGAAGAGGTGCCAGGGAGTTATTAGGTTTTTGGTGAGTGTATACTTGGTCGGATTTGTGCTTTACCATTCCCTACCCTATGTCTATGTTGACCATGTAAACTATTCCGTTCCCTCTCCGGTGCCTATACCCTTTCAGAAACAATGTGCCTGTGTTATAAACACTAAAAGCGTATATAACAGTCCTTTGGGAAACCCTAGGAAACTTCAAGAAGAGTTAGAAAAGAGAAATGCCTTAGCCTGCCACATGGAGGAGGAAAAGGTAAAAGGATACAGAGATATTGGACTTAACAAATGGTTTTTATACCTTCTTTTTGAATACATACCCAAGACCATTCTTTTTGAAAAACCTTCAGACCCCTATTCTCTCATTAATCTAAGCTCCTGCAAACCTTTGGCATCAGACATGCCAATAGTCATCTCCTTGTGGAAGTTAGATATACCTAATTACAGCTTTATACTTAGAGACAGGAAAAACCTTTACTATGCAAGTCAATGCAAACCTCAAGAGGCTACAAACTTTATACCTTTCACAGGAAACAAAAATCCTCAGATATATGTCTATTCGCGGGCTGGGTTCTTCTTCCCAGGCGACCGATTTAGAGCTCCTGCAGTGCTAAGTGCTAACTTTTATGAAAGGAAGGTTTTGATATTTCTTTTAAGGGATGGCACAGTTTATAAGGTCTTTGACCAAAGGTCTATAAGAGAAACTCTCCGAGAGAGCGGTGAATATACTCTTAAAGTCTACACTTACCGTTTTCGTTTATGGAGGTTTTACTTCGGACTTAGATTTCTCTCCTGCACCCCAGCCTTTCATGCCATATAAGCAAGACCCATTTTATCACCGTATCTATAAATTAAAACCTTTCTCAAGTCCATGTATTTCTCAAGGTTTGGGTCTTCTTCAAGAGTTTTCTTTGCGTCTTCCCTTGCAAGCTCAAGCATAGCCCTATCTTGAGCTCTGGCAAGGTTTGCGGTCATAAAGCCAAAGTATCCCGACTGAGAAACACCCAATAACTCCCCAGGACCTCTTAGCTTTAGGTCTTCTTCTGCAATCTCAAAGCCGTTATTAGACCTTACCACAACCCTTAACCTTTTCATAGCATCTTGGTCCTTCTTTAGCTCATCTGGCACAACAAGGTAACAATAAGCCTGCTTGTCTGACCTTCCTACCCTTCCTCTAAGCTGATGAAGTTGAGAGAGACCAAAGCGATGTGCGGACTCTATAACCATAAGGGTTGCGGATGGCACATCCACACCCACTTCTACCACAGTGGTAGCCACAAGTATATCACCAGTGCTTTTGAACCTTTCCATAACCTCTCTCTTTTCCTCATCCTTTAGCTTTCCATGAAGCAAAAGCACTTCCCTGTCTGGAAAAAGGCTTTTCCACCTTTCATATTCCTTTACTGCGGATTTCAAGGCTAAGGTCTCAGACTCCTCAATAAGAGGATAGATAACATAGACTTTGTTCCCCTTAGAAAGCTCTTCTTTAACAGCTTGTAATACCTTCTCAAACTCCGAATCAAAAAGGAGTTTCGTGATAACAGGTTTTCTACCAGAAGGCAGTTGGTCTATTACTGAGAGGTCAAGGTCTCCATACAAGGAAAGGGCAAGGGTTCTTGGTATAGGCGTGGCACTCATTACAAGGCTGTGAGGATAATAGCCTTTACCCTTTTCCAAAAGAAGTTTCCTCTGCATGACACCAAAGCGGTGCTGTTCGTCCACCACCACGAAGGCAAGCCTATGAAACTCCACGCCTTCTTGAATTAAGGCATGAGTGCCTATAAGCACCTTTATGTTTCCTCTTTTTGTATGGAAAAGCACGCTTTTTCTCTTAGAACCCTTTACAGACCCAGTCAAAAGACCCACATGAACACCAAGAGGCTCAAGAAACTTTCTGAAGTTTTCATAATGCTGAAGTGCCAATATCTCTGTAGGGACCATTATGGCACTCTGATAGCCTTCCTTTGCAAAGGCGTAAGCTATAGCCATAGCCACAACCGTCTTTCCACTTCCCACATCACCCTGCAAAAGCCTATTCATAGGTCTGTTTTCCTTTATGTCCGCCAGTATTTCCCTTATAGCCTTAATTTGAGCCTGGGTGAGCTTAAAGGGTAAGGAAGCTAAAAATTCCTCAATATGCTTCTCTGGTTCTTTGAGGGCTATGGCAGGCTGGCTTTTTACCTGAGACTTTATAAGATGTAAAGAAAGCTGAAACAGGAAAAGCTCCTCGTATATGAGCCTTCTTTGAAAGGGCGTGGAAAAGCTGTTTAGGTCTTCCTCGGAAAACCCCACTGGTCTATGTAAAAAGTATAGGCTTTCTCCAATAGGTGGAAGGTTTCTTTCTCTTAAGACCCACTCGGGAAGATATTCAGGTATATACTTTGCGGTTTCGGAAAGTTTGTAAAGAATGCTCCTTATTCTCTCATGCCTTTTCTTTGTAGATATGCTTTTTAGCTCTCCATCCACTCGTATGTAGTAAAAGGGTAAAACACTTCCAACCTCTGTCTCTTTTAAAAACTCAGGATGAACCATATACTTCTCTCCTGCAAACTCCTTCACTTTTCCGTAGACTATAAGCTCTTGACCTTTCCTAAATCTATAGAGAGCTCTTTGGTCCTTGTAGCGAAACCTTAAGTATAAGGTTCCTGTGCTGTCTTCACATAAGACCCAAGCGGGATACTTTTCTTGAAGGTTGTAGCCAAGGGCAACTACTTTAACCTTTAGGGCTACTTTCTGTCCTTGCCTTGCGGTCTTTACCGTGTGCACCAACCTTCTGTCTTCGTATCTCAAAGGGGCAAACCAAAGGGCGGAATAAAGGTCTTTTATTCCAAGGGCTTTAAGTGTCTTCTTTTCTTTTTCGTCAAGTATCTTTAACTTGTCCACGGGTTTAAAAAAGGCTTCTATCGGCTTTTTCTCTACCTGAGAAAAGTCCACCTCAAGAGCAGGTAAAGGATGCTTTAGCCTTTC
The Aquificaceae bacterium genome window above contains:
- a CDS encoding CDP-alcohol phosphatidyltransferase family protein, producing MTNLPNLLSLLRLILSPTLLFAPKDYIIFIFLPLAISDALDGFLARKLKAQTELGKVLDPLADKVMVLCGLFVCTFRFNLLPPAFLYAVLSRDLFLLIGGLVLTSRYGKVPSARFLGKAFTLTLSLFILLCIAGYSSQFMLWVSTLMLFLSWLDYALFGLKRLKSQTSFST
- a CDS encoding translocation/assembly module TamB domain-containing protein, whose protein sequence is MIGYFILLLLALYFLFIKPYLMARNIEIKVEGIRLSFEKGLSFKSFLLYVPLKEKTIHLFVSNGAIRPWDIKAGEFSLIEVSKAPPSDKPFDYDFGPLVKFASRLNLRVDKLYISTNQVLNGESLTLFIPTVESKKGKIHSTGWAQVYRIHHKDVNHIEVFLKQAHIEGKNLILDQAQVRSDLYNLSLSGVWKGKKGTFQAEGYIGPIERESFSLTKTNIKLSGSLSYTQIRASFSGYSQLLDIKNRREFRGLRLEGEYLWEWKGKNQLKGFITDGSTNAEVNYSLSDGILQMVLRGFPVDQRLLGINQSLSAVANGQLELDLKNKSLTLYAYSPTARFENQEVRGVSLRLSFNFQEVQRGNIEFSVSQPFLLSVEGSFYQRDFSGNVNLIGYKLKQEGASAVVSYNGSLRFQRGQVFSYGRGRLESLSLRDINLGNPSYDLLVEGDTYRVNLSGEGYSLSGGGSLKEKDFSGRLILEGLNLLYAGVSTESLKGKVDLKLKENKLWSSGRLEGRLLREKVSSWADVFFEIEQVGGGLRGNLRGNLRDINIFQFSYSKGSFEGKLDGQKIFFSFDLKDEIKGRGYYDFKEGSYTLEGSLKHTQGDLYVLSDYRLRGRNKDINLEVLGSGKYKNYAFPINARLQVSEEELKASVRGFTLREGIITLRVPNVKVYGSMERGSIEVEPLTVSIGQERLSTIEFQRGEYTAKSVSLKGRLYGVLDGWLDLSYEDSLRLSSEGTIDLSRLFSVIRSRVLADAEGRISYKLSYTDRLTLKASSEKITLRSRYLAMPLSGKLEVNFKDNKLSGSASLSGNERASILLSLQGDEKKAQLRFEATQLPILYRNDAIRANMFVSGKGLLSSDYRSLNIKGEFYTSGVLNVQRVNRGSGASPEDYKRVSLDLFIASSEPLRINLPEGYVYADLSAKIGGTLYEPNYTVNAYLKGGALRYFEREFYVRRGELTLTNKDSQMDLTILTPTPDYSIIIDLKGNPQYPKVIVRSEPPRDTREVLTALVLGGGEAEGLIPVGSALISQIPQISGLLKGANRATGLDIRVQISPSVSPTGEVGLNATISKDLTPRITVEHRQSTLKNPRETYTGGDVKLTPNTSIGGRYYSDRTQEVRVRLRRKFDF
- the plsY gene encoding glycerol-3-phosphate 1-O-acyltransferase PlsY, with the translated sequence MDSVLLVLFAYLYGSVLFGEHIAKAKGVDIRSVGSGNVGATNVGRALGKKYAVLVFLLDFSKGLIPMLLARLYFGLDSWTAFFVGLASLLGHTYPVFHNFKGGKGVATAFGTLTAVSPLIAVLSIAFWGLIFRWKGIVSVASLSASALAVLLLLFSDHPFKIFFMALLMFLLILYRHKDNLARLIEGKEYSFKS
- a CDS encoding glycosyltransferase family 39 protein — encoded protein: MIVVVAFNLFLLLFRVLYVVYYPLDLTPEEAQYWDWSRHLDLSYYSKPPMVAYLNFLTREIFGVSELAVRITPIVFSFLLSLLTYLFVKKVFDERSAIIASTLPQITIGFGINSLLMTTDAPFIFFWSLSLMVLFFAFEKNLLWLWLLAGFLGGLAFLSKYPAVFLLPCALLYGIFFKRSLLKDYKPYLSLIPAFLLSLPVLYWNYKHDFVSFKHVSTLASKSASLLNFGSFLEFLAGQTLLLSIIPFLLLPYLWFKNIKEEKTAFFVFFSLIPFLFFAVLSLFKRVEANWAGFSYFSAFVLVSLYLSKSRLLLPSYLLAGFLFVFLHFTPLLDKVGLGGLLPPHRDPTKVGIGWSQLGEVVSEMRTAQESIISPHYQISAELAFYVRGNPRTYCINLGRRMNQYDLWEKDYEGDAIFVDYVPINPRVLSASEGIIEEAELPIFWRGREIRRFYIYKLKNLKKVEEEVPGSY
- the recG gene encoding ATP-dependent DNA helicase RecG, with protein sequence MSESRIEKAIKLIKDLSQEDYKRLKRSLGVGMYLFNLLKDSLELSYLEVLKDFDRLPLEKKKAILRSIEERLKHPLPALEVDFSQVEKKPIEAFFKPVDKLKILDEKEKKTLKALGIKDLYSALWFAPLRYEDRRLVHTVKTARQGQKVALKVKVVALGYNLQEKYPAWVLCEDSTGTLYLRFRYKDQRALYRFRKGQELIVYGKVKEFAGEKYMVHPEFLKETEVGSVLPFYYIRVDGELKSISTKKRHERIRSILYKLSETAKYIPEYLPEWVLRERNLPPIGESLYFLHRPVGFSEEDLNSFSTPFQRRLIYEELFLFQLSLHLIKSQVKSQPAIALKEPEKHIEEFLASLPFKLTQAQIKAIREILADIKENRPMNRLLQGDVGSGKTVVAMAIAYAFAKEGYQSAIMVPTEILALQHYENFRKFLEPLGVHVGLLTGSVKGSKRKSVLFHTKRGNIKVLIGTHALIQEGVEFHRLAFVVVDEQHRFGVMQRKLLLEKGKGYYPHSLVMSATPIPRTLALSLYGDLDLSVIDQLPSGRKPVITKLLFDSEFEKVLQAVKEELSKGNKVYVIYPLIEESETLALKSAVKEYERWKSLFPDREVLLLHGKLKDEEKREVMERFKSTGDILVATTVVEVGVDVPSATLMVIESAHRFGLSQLHQLRGRVGRSDKQAYCYLVVPDELKKDQDAMKRLRVVVRSNNGFEIAEEDLKLRGPGELLGVSQSGYFGFMTANLARAQDRAMLELAREDAKKTLEEDPNLEKYMDLRKVLIYRYGDKMGLAYMA